From Seriola aureovittata isolate HTS-2021-v1 ecotype China chromosome 16, ASM2101889v1, whole genome shotgun sequence, one genomic window encodes:
- the LOC130184188 gene encoding tumor necrosis factor receptor superfamily member 6B-like isoform X1, whose protein sequence is MSLCFLVFSCFYDISPCFIVVLYFTVVPRITVFPPFLSWCPPSFQMLFPLLSLMLLSVCTAGVGSVAAPVLTFKQTDPVTGMQLECDRCPPGTFLRTRCTSTHKSECAPCPKGSFTELWNHIEKCLRCDVCGHNQVVKAACSADSNCQCECKQGYYYKTKYEMCIRHSECPSGQGVLSIGTANADTVCHICPDGTYSEDVSAVLSCAEHMSCDAAGLVVALKGSSWHDSVCVSCGDLRATDGANYLKDIIPAFFLHHKMSIKRLRRLVHNLPSEDGKKQEGTSTLSFSDANVRINMWVASATAKQIRQLPAILMKVGANNIGERLQNKLHRIDSNLKELCTFGNEVVIIVSE, encoded by the exons ATGtccttgtgttttcttgttttttcttgtttttatgatatttctcCTTGTTTCATCGTTGTGTTATATTTCACGGTTGTTCCTCGTAtaactgtttttcctcctttcctttcctggTGTCCTCCTTCCTTCCAGATGCTCTTCCCGCTCCTCTCGCTGATGCTGCTGTCAGTGTGCACCGCTGGTGTCGGCAGCGTCGCAGCGCCGGTCCTCACCTTCAAACAGACCGACCCGGTCACCGGGATGCAGCTGGAGTGCGATCGCTGCCCGCCCGGTACTTTCCTGCGCACACGCTGCACGTCGACGCACAAGAGCGAGTGCGCGCCGTGTCCGAAGGGCTCGTTCACGGAGCTGTGGAACCACATCGAAAAGTGCCTGCGTTGCGACGTGTGTGGCCACAACCAGGTAGTGAAAGCGGCTTGTTCCGCTGACAGCAACTGCCAGTGCGAATGTAAACAGGGATACTACTACAAGACCAAGTACGAAATGTGCATCCGCCACAGCGAGTGTCCGTCCGGACAGGGAGTGCTGAGCATAG GTACGGCTAACGCGGACACAGTCTGCCACATTTGTCCCGATGGCACCTACTCCGAGGACGTCTCTGCTGTGCTGAGCTGCGCAGAGCACATGAGCTGCGATGCTGCGGGGCTGGTGGTGGCGCTGAAGGGCTCCAGCTGGCACGACAGCGTGTGCGTGAGCTGCGGAGACCTCAGAGCCACAG ACGGTGCCAACTACCTCAAAGATATCATCCCGGCATTCTTCCTCCACCACAAAATGTCCATCAAGCGGCTGCGTCGTCTCGTGCACAACCTGCCCTCCGAGGATGGCAAAAAACAGGAAGGAACCTCAACACTCAGCTTCTCAGATGCTAATGTGCGGATCAACATGTGGGTTGCTTCTGCCACGGCAAAGCAGATTCGGCAGCTTCCAGCAATACTGATGAAAGTAGGAGCAAACAACATTGGGGAGAGACTACAGAATAAGCTGCACAGAATCGACTCTAATCTGAAGGAGCTGTGCACTTTTGGGAATGAGGTTGTAATTATAGTGTCAGAGTAG
- the LOC130184188 gene encoding tumor necrosis factor receptor superfamily member 6B-like isoform X2: MGRLREIHLQTTAACNSRHIFMMMLFPLLSLMLLSVCTAGVGSVAAPVLTFKQTDPVTGMQLECDRCPPGTFLRTRCTSTHKSECAPCPKGSFTELWNHIEKCLRCDVCGHNQVVKAACSADSNCQCECKQGYYYKTKYEMCIRHSECPSGQGVLSIGTANADTVCHICPDGTYSEDVSAVLSCAEHMSCDAAGLVVALKGSSWHDSVCVSCGDLRATDGANYLKDIIPAFFLHHKMSIKRLRRLVHNLPSEDGKKQEGTSTLSFSDANVRINMWVASATAKQIRQLPAILMKVGANNIGERLQNKLHRIDSNLKELCTFGNEVVIIVSE; encoded by the exons ATGGGGAGGTTGAGAGAGATTCATCTTCAGACCACTGCAGCCTGCAACAGCAGACACATATTTATGATG ATGCTCTTCCCGCTCCTCTCGCTGATGCTGCTGTCAGTGTGCACCGCTGGTGTCGGCAGCGTCGCAGCGCCGGTCCTCACCTTCAAACAGACCGACCCGGTCACCGGGATGCAGCTGGAGTGCGATCGCTGCCCGCCCGGTACTTTCCTGCGCACACGCTGCACGTCGACGCACAAGAGCGAGTGCGCGCCGTGTCCGAAGGGCTCGTTCACGGAGCTGTGGAACCACATCGAAAAGTGCCTGCGTTGCGACGTGTGTGGCCACAACCAGGTAGTGAAAGCGGCTTGTTCCGCTGACAGCAACTGCCAGTGCGAATGTAAACAGGGATACTACTACAAGACCAAGTACGAAATGTGCATCCGCCACAGCGAGTGTCCGTCCGGACAGGGAGTGCTGAGCATAG GTACGGCTAACGCGGACACAGTCTGCCACATTTGTCCCGATGGCACCTACTCCGAGGACGTCTCTGCTGTGCTGAGCTGCGCAGAGCACATGAGCTGCGATGCTGCGGGGCTGGTGGTGGCGCTGAAGGGCTCCAGCTGGCACGACAGCGTGTGCGTGAGCTGCGGAGACCTCAGAGCCACAG ACGGTGCCAACTACCTCAAAGATATCATCCCGGCATTCTTCCTCCACCACAAAATGTCCATCAAGCGGCTGCGTCGTCTCGTGCACAACCTGCCCTCCGAGGATGGCAAAAAACAGGAAGGAACCTCAACACTCAGCTTCTCAGATGCTAATGTGCGGATCAACATGTGGGTTGCTTCTGCCACGGCAAAGCAGATTCGGCAGCTTCCAGCAATACTGATGAAAGTAGGAGCAAACAACATTGGGGAGAGACTACAGAATAAGCTGCACAGAATCGACTCTAATCTGAAGGAGCTGTGCACTTTTGGGAATGAGGTTGTAATTATAGTGTCAGAGTAG